In the Epinephelus lanceolatus isolate andai-2023 chromosome 6, ASM4190304v1, whole genome shotgun sequence genome, one interval contains:
- the gpx7 gene encoding glutathione peroxidase 7 has product MLPGALAVLLTLFSLTESKEKDFYTFKVVNSRGKLVSLEKYRGSVSLVVNVASECGFTEEHYKDLQQLQRDFGPYHFNVLAFPCNQFGQQEPGSDKEIDSFVRRVYGVSFPLFSKIAVVGTGANNVYKYLAESSGSEPDWNFWKYLIDVNGKVVGAWGPKVSVKEIRPKIAEMVRQIILKKKEEL; this is encoded by the exons ATGCTTCCCGGAGCGCTGGCCGTGTTGCTGACTTTATTCAGCCTCACTGAGAGCAAAGAGAAAGACTTTTATACTTTCAAAGTAGTGAACAGCAGGGGGAAGTTAGTGTCCCTGGAAAAGTACCGGGGCTCG GTGTCCCTGGTGGTGAATGTAGCCAGTGAATGTGGCTTCACTGAGGAACACTACAAAGacctgcagcagctccagcgGGACTTTGGGCCGTATCACTTCAATGTGCTGGCGTTCCCCTGCAACCAGTTTGGGCAGCAAGAGCCCGGCAGCGACAAGGAGATTGACAGCTTTGTGCGCAGAGTCTATGGAGTCTCCTTCCCCCTGTTCAGTAAAATTGCGGTCGTCGGAACTGGAGCAAACAATGTCTACAAGTACCTTGCTG AGTCTTCTGGAAGTGAGCCTGACTGGAATTTCTGGAAGTATCTCATCGATGTAAATGGCAAAGTGGTTGGTGCATGGGGACCAAAAGTTTCTGTCAAAGAAATCCGACCCAAAATAGCTGAAATGGTGCGGCAGATAATCctaaagaagaaagaagagctATAA